The proteins below are encoded in one region of Silene latifolia isolate original U9 population chromosome 2, ASM4854445v1, whole genome shotgun sequence:
- the LOC141643033 gene encoding uncharacterized protein LOC141643033 isoform X2: MESRKTYMDEAEAPKAQPTVLRSRMANSQLDNTMRSNLLSRPTASTGLSSSVSGMRRSSSSGVSARSSLSGAPGSRSVTPTGRPTLSSSKSSKPSTATSQATLPSANSAVHSSSPKSTGPLSTRSSTSMASTRSVGPSRSSTLTRSTASPTAQSMGPSRSSTPSRSTVRSSIPTRSTSRSSTPTARPTAPTSRPTSRAATPTRGPSTSVTLPSAMSSASLNRSSSPLSSKSGSAPSRNPVSSRGASPTVKSRPWNPLEMPGFSLEAPPNLRTIFPDRSLLATRGRPTAPSARSASIGPVTNGRQRCQSCSPSRGRAPNVHASGSSVPAASRARSKVNDDVSPVVIGTKMVERVVHMRKLAPPRQDDQHFPSLSGKSASSLDSSGFGRTLSKKSLDMAIRHMDIRRSIPGNLRPLMTKIPAASMYSVRSGPRGSRTASVSDSPVATSSNASSEQSVNNHGSEMEDDLACERNGHVLSAW; the protein is encoded by the exons ATGGAGTCACGGAAAACCTACATGGATGAGGCAGAAGCTCCAAAAGCTCAACCGACTGTTCTGAGATCAAGA ATGGCAAACTCTCAGTTGGACAATACAATGAGAAGTAACTTGTTATCAAGGCCAACTGCTTCTACGGGGCTGTCCTCTTCAGTTTCAGGGATGCGGAGGTCTTCTTCATCTGGCGTTTCGGCAAGATCTTCCTTGTCAGGTGCTCCTGGGTCAAGATCTGTTACACCTACTGGCCGCCCTACATTATCTTCTTCTAAATCTTCAAAACCTTCAACTGCAACTTCTCAGGCCACTCTTCCTTCTGCCAATTCAGCAGTTCACTCCTCTTCACCCAAGTCCACTGGCCCATTGTCAACTAGGTCCTCAACTTCCATGGCATCTACCAGGTCTGTAGGTCCATCAAGGTCATCAACCCTGACAAGGTCCACAGCAAGTCCCACGGCCCAATCAATGGGGCCATCAAGATCTTCTACTCCGTCTAGGTCAACAGTCAGATCATCAATTCCAACTAGGTCCACCTCTAGATCCTCAACACCAACAGCCAGGCCTACAGCTCCTACATCCCGACCTACTTCTAGGGCTGCTACTCCAACTCGTGGACCGTCTACGTCAGTAACTTTGCCCAGTGCCATGTCATCAGCATCTCTCAACAGGTCATCTTCCCCGTTGAGTAGTAAGTCCGGGTCTGCTCCATCTAGGAATCCAGTGTCTTCACGTGGTGCATCCCCTACCGTCAAATCTAGGCCATGGAACCCATTAGAGATGCCTGGTTTCTCCTTAGAAGCTCCACCAAATCTTAGAACAATTTTTCCAGATAGATCCCTTTTGGCTACGAGAGGTAGGCCCACAGCCCCATCTGCAAGATCTGCTTCCATTGGACCTGTTACTAATGGGAGACAAAGATGTCAATCGTGTTCACCTTCTAGAGGGCGGGCTCCCAATGTGCATGCTAGTGGTAGCTCAGTGCCTGCAGCGAGTCGAGCTCGTTCCAAAGTCAATGATGATGTAAGTCCCGTTGTTATAGGAACAAAGATGGTTGAAAGGGTTGTTCATATGCGGAAATTAGCACCACCAAGACAGGATGACCAACACTTTCCTAGCTTATCAGGAAAGTCGGCTTCATCACTAGATAGCTCCGGCTTTGGGCGTACACTTTCTAAAAAGTCTCTGGATATGGCCATACGACATATG GATATAAGGCGAAGTATCCCTGGTAACTTACGTCCATTGATGACAAAAATACCAGCAGCATCCATGTACAGTGTGCGATCAGGGCCTAGGGGGAGCAGGACGGCTAGCGTTTCTGATTCTCCCGTTGCCACAAGTAGCAATGCTAGTTCAGAGCAGAGTGTAAATAACCATGGTAGTGAAATGGAAGACGATCTTGCCTGTGAACGGAATGGCCATGTTCTGAGTGCATGGTAA
- the LOC141643033 gene encoding uncharacterized protein LOC141643033 isoform X1, which produces MNPSFRRRESLMPSIRQKILRDKEDDLALFFQMRKHLLLNDSQDLNDSFSQPGSSPLFNIPTTTPPRKTSSDDFLNSDGENNDYDWLLTPPGTPLFPSLEMESRKTYMDEAEAPKAQPTVLRSRMANSQLDNTMRSNLLSRPTASTGLSSSVSGMRRSSSSGVSARSSLSGAPGSRSVTPTGRPTLSSSKSSKPSTATSQATLPSANSAVHSSSPKSTGPLSTRSSTSMASTRSVGPSRSSTLTRSTASPTAQSMGPSRSSTPSRSTVRSSIPTRSTSRSSTPTARPTAPTSRPTSRAATPTRGPSTSVTLPSAMSSASLNRSSSPLSSKSGSAPSRNPVSSRGASPTVKSRPWNPLEMPGFSLEAPPNLRTIFPDRSLLATRGRPTAPSARSASIGPVTNGRQRCQSCSPSRGRAPNVHASGSSVPAASRARSKVNDDVSPVVIGTKMVERVVHMRKLAPPRQDDQHFPSLSGKSASSLDSSGFGRTLSKKSLDMAIRHMDIRRSIPGNLRPLMTKIPAASMYSVRSGPRGSRTASVSDSPVATSSNASSEQSVNNHGSEMEDDLACERNGHVLSAW; this is translated from the exons ATGAATCCGAGCTTTAGAAGAAGAGAATCGCTAATGCCGTCGATAAGGCAGAAGATATTGAGAGATAAAGAGGATGATCTTGCGTTGTTCTTCCAAATGCGCAAACATCTCCTTCTTAATGATTCCCAAGACCTAAATGATTCTT TCTCACAACCTGGAAGTTCGCCTCTTTTTAATATCCCGACCACTACACCACCGCGGAAAACGAGTTCTGATGATTTTCTTAACTCGGATGGCGAAAACAATGACTATGACTG GCTTCTTACCCCTCCAGGTACACCTCTCTTCCCTTCATTGGAGATGGAGTCACGGAAAACCTACATGGATGAGGCAGAAGCTCCAAAAGCTCAACCGACTGTTCTGAGATCAAGA ATGGCAAACTCTCAGTTGGACAATACAATGAGAAGTAACTTGTTATCAAGGCCAACTGCTTCTACGGGGCTGTCCTCTTCAGTTTCAGGGATGCGGAGGTCTTCTTCATCTGGCGTTTCGGCAAGATCTTCCTTGTCAGGTGCTCCTGGGTCAAGATCTGTTACACCTACTGGCCGCCCTACATTATCTTCTTCTAAATCTTCAAAACCTTCAACTGCAACTTCTCAGGCCACTCTTCCTTCTGCCAATTCAGCAGTTCACTCCTCTTCACCCAAGTCCACTGGCCCATTGTCAACTAGGTCCTCAACTTCCATGGCATCTACCAGGTCTGTAGGTCCATCAAGGTCATCAACCCTGACAAGGTCCACAGCAAGTCCCACGGCCCAATCAATGGGGCCATCAAGATCTTCTACTCCGTCTAGGTCAACAGTCAGATCATCAATTCCAACTAGGTCCACCTCTAGATCCTCAACACCAACAGCCAGGCCTACAGCTCCTACATCCCGACCTACTTCTAGGGCTGCTACTCCAACTCGTGGACCGTCTACGTCAGTAACTTTGCCCAGTGCCATGTCATCAGCATCTCTCAACAGGTCATCTTCCCCGTTGAGTAGTAAGTCCGGGTCTGCTCCATCTAGGAATCCAGTGTCTTCACGTGGTGCATCCCCTACCGTCAAATCTAGGCCATGGAACCCATTAGAGATGCCTGGTTTCTCCTTAGAAGCTCCACCAAATCTTAGAACAATTTTTCCAGATAGATCCCTTTTGGCTACGAGAGGTAGGCCCACAGCCCCATCTGCAAGATCTGCTTCCATTGGACCTGTTACTAATGGGAGACAAAGATGTCAATCGTGTTCACCTTCTAGAGGGCGGGCTCCCAATGTGCATGCTAGTGGTAGCTCAGTGCCTGCAGCGAGTCGAGCTCGTTCCAAAGTCAATGATGATGTAAGTCCCGTTGTTATAGGAACAAAGATGGTTGAAAGGGTTGTTCATATGCGGAAATTAGCACCACCAAGACAGGATGACCAACACTTTCCTAGCTTATCAGGAAAGTCGGCTTCATCACTAGATAGCTCCGGCTTTGGGCGTACACTTTCTAAAAAGTCTCTGGATATGGCCATACGACATATG GATATAAGGCGAAGTATCCCTGGTAACTTACGTCCATTGATGACAAAAATACCAGCAGCATCCATGTACAGTGTGCGATCAGGGCCTAGGGGGAGCAGGACGGCTAGCGTTTCTGATTCTCCCGTTGCCACAAGTAGCAATGCTAGTTCAGAGCAGAGTGTAAATAACCATGGTAGTGAAATGGAAGACGATCTTGCCTGTGAACGGAATGGCCATGTTCTGAGTGCATGGTAA